Proteins encoded together in one Citromicrobium bathyomarinum window:
- a CDS encoding Hsp33 family molecular chaperone HslO yields MTDTLRTSETFSDHLLGASIPSRDTRLRLVRLDRTLDEILAAHDYPPAIRNLLAEALVVAALVGALIDEDDEESAEGEGGGQMTMQAQTEAGIVKLLVCDFRQGAVRGYADFDAEALAKLGANPSLPALFGKGYLAITFDVPKRGGRYQGIVPLEGESLAAACESYFLQSQQLPTLVRVAVKTEGERTLAAGLLAQHLPDGEVGRERLHVRVSHPHWEHVETMAGSIRHEELLDEALPLEALVWRLFHEEDEVRVFPGSELKRGCRCSVEHYTSVIGRFPEEERVEMRNEAGEILVDCAFCSRIFTIDL; encoded by the coding sequence GTGACCGATACTCTCCGAACAAGCGAAACCTTCTCCGACCACCTGCTGGGCGCGTCGATCCCCTCGCGGGATACGCGGCTGCGGCTCGTGCGGCTCGACCGCACGCTCGACGAAATCCTCGCCGCGCATGACTATCCCCCTGCGATCCGCAACCTGCTCGCCGAAGCGCTCGTGGTTGCCGCGCTGGTCGGTGCGCTGATCGACGAGGATGACGAAGAGAGCGCGGAGGGCGAAGGCGGCGGCCAGATGACCATGCAGGCCCAGACCGAGGCGGGCATCGTCAAGCTGCTGGTCTGCGACTTTCGCCAGGGCGCGGTGCGCGGCTATGCCGATTTCGACGCCGAGGCGCTGGCCAAGCTGGGCGCCAATCCCTCGCTCCCGGCGCTGTTCGGCAAAGGCTATCTCGCGATCACCTTCGACGTGCCCAAGCGTGGCGGGCGCTATCAGGGGATCGTGCCGCTGGAGGGCGAAAGCCTCGCTGCCGCGTGCGAGAGCTATTTCCTTCAGTCGCAACAGCTCCCCACGCTGGTGCGCGTCGCGGTGAAGACCGAAGGCGAGCGCACGCTCGCTGCAGGCCTGCTCGCGCAGCATCTTCCCGATGGCGAGGTCGGGCGCGAACGGCTGCATGTTCGCGTCTCCCACCCGCACTGGGAGCATGTCGAGACGATGGCAGGCTCGATCCGGCACGAGGAACTGCTCGACGAGGCGCTCCCGCTCGAAGCGCTGGTCTGGCGGCTGTTCCATGAAGAGGACGAAGTCCGTGTCTTTCCGGGAAGTGAGCTGAAGCGCGGTTGCCGATGCAGTGTCGAACATTACACATCGGTCATTGGTCGATTTCCCGAGGAAGAACGCGTCGAAATGCGCAATGAAGCGGGCGAGATACTCGTCGATTGTGCATTCTGTTCGCGAATTTTCACAATCGACCTCTAG
- the argF gene encoding ornithine carbamoyltransferase codes for MGTRHFLDLSDAGGDALAAMLSDAIDRKGARKSWPKGKADADAPLAGHVLAMIFEKSSTRTRVSFDIAMRQLGGSAIVMESGSMQLGRGESIADTARVLSRMVDAIMIRTDDHAKVEEMARHASVPVINGLTDASHPCQIVADLLTIIEHGKALPGLELAWLGDGNNVLHSILEAAGIFKFNVRVATPAGFEPEAAFVEAARAGGATITLTQDAEAAARDADVIVTDTWVSMGQENAASKIAAMQPFQVNDALMALAKPEADFLHCLPAHVGDEVTQSVIEGPQSRVFDEAENRIHAQKSVLLWAFGKL; via the coding sequence ATGGGCACGCGGCATTTCCTCGACCTCTCGGACGCAGGCGGCGATGCCCTCGCCGCGATGCTGAGCGACGCGATCGACCGCAAGGGTGCGCGCAAGTCCTGGCCCAAGGGCAAGGCGGATGCCGATGCACCTCTCGCCGGGCATGTGCTGGCGATGATCTTCGAGAAAAGCTCGACCCGCACGCGGGTCAGCTTCGACATCGCGATGCGCCAGCTGGGCGGCAGCGCTATCGTGATGGAGAGCGGCTCGATGCAGCTCGGCCGCGGCGAAAGCATCGCCGACACCGCGCGCGTGCTCAGCCGGATGGTCGATGCGATCATGATCCGGACCGACGATCACGCCAAGGTCGAGGAAATGGCCCGCCATGCCAGCGTGCCGGTGATCAACGGGCTGACCGACGCGTCGCACCCGTGCCAGATCGTCGCCGATCTGCTGACCATCATCGAACATGGCAAGGCGCTGCCGGGGCTGGAACTGGCCTGGCTGGGCGATGGCAACAACGTGCTCCACTCGATCCTCGAGGCCGCCGGCATCTTCAAGTTCAACGTGCGTGTTGCCACGCCAGCAGGTTTCGAGCCCGAGGCGGCGTTCGTCGAAGCGGCCCGCGCGGGCGGCGCGACGATTACGCTGACGCAGGATGCTGAGGCCGCCGCGAGGGACGCGGACGTGATCGTCACCGATACCTGGGTCTCGATGGGGCAGGAGAATGCCGCGAGCAAGATCGCCGCAATGCAGCCTTTTCAGGTCAACGACGCGCTGATGGCGCTGGCCAAGCCGGAGGCGGATTTCCTCCACTGCCTGCCCGCGCATGTCGGCGACGAGGTGACGCAAAGTGTGATCGAAGGGCCGCAAAGCCGCGTGTTCGACGAGGCGGAGAACCGCATCCACGCCCAGAAATCCGTGCTTCTCTGGGCTTTCGGCAAGCTCTGA
- a CDS encoding aspartate aminotransferase family protein: MSIPALMPVYPRCDVRPVKGEHCHLIDEDGTRYLDFASGIAVNLLGHSHEGLIGAIQRQAETLMHVSNLYGSPHQEKLAQMLVDASFADTVFFTNSGAEAVECAIKTARAFHQHEDGDPARTELITFTSAFHGRTMATISASNQAKMHHGFLPLLQGFKYCEFDDLAAAKAAIGPQTAGFLVEPIQGEGGIRPASQEFMQGLRDLADEHGLMLVLDEVQCGVARTGKFYAHELYGVKPDIVASAKGIGGGFPLGACLATEHAARGMTFGTHGSTYGGNPLAMAAGVAVMEAVANDEFLQGVRDKGARLKARLEQFIGNYPDLFELVRGEGLMLGIKMKVESRPFFQHLRDKHQLLTVAAGDNTLRVLPPLVVGDAEIDEFFDKLSAGAADYEVPDAS, encoded by the coding sequence ATGTCGATCCCCGCCCTGATGCCCGTCTATCCCCGTTGCGACGTCCGCCCCGTGAAGGGCGAGCACTGCCATCTGATCGACGAGGATGGCACGCGCTATCTCGACTTCGCCAGCGGCATCGCGGTCAACCTGCTCGGCCACAGCCACGAAGGGCTGATCGGCGCGATCCAGCGCCAGGCCGAGACGCTGATGCACGTCTCCAACCTCTACGGCAGCCCGCATCAGGAAAAGCTGGCGCAGATGCTGGTCGACGCGAGTTTCGCCGATACGGTGTTCTTCACTAATTCGGGCGCCGAGGCGGTCGAATGCGCGATCAAGACCGCGCGCGCGTTCCACCAGCACGAGGATGGCGACCCCGCCCGGACCGAACTGATCACCTTCACCAGCGCGTTCCATGGGCGCACGATGGCGACGATCAGCGCGAGCAACCAGGCCAAGATGCACCACGGCTTCCTGCCGCTGCTGCAGGGCTTCAAATATTGCGAGTTCGACGATCTGGCCGCTGCAAAGGCCGCGATCGGCCCGCAGACCGCCGGATTCCTGGTCGAACCGATCCAGGGCGAGGGCGGCATCCGCCCCGCCAGCCAGGAGTTCATGCAGGGTCTGCGCGATCTGGCCGACGAACACGGCCTGATGCTGGTGCTGGACGAGGTCCAGTGCGGCGTCGCGCGCACGGGTAAGTTCTACGCCCACGAACTCTACGGCGTGAAGCCGGACATCGTGGCGAGCGCGAAGGGCATCGGCGGCGGCTTCCCGCTGGGCGCGTGCCTTGCGACCGAACATGCCGCACGCGGGATGACCTTCGGCACCCACGGTTCCACCTACGGCGGCAACCCGCTCGCCATGGCGGCGGGCGTCGCGGTGATGGAAGCGGTCGCCAACGACGAATTCCTTCAGGGCGTGCGCGATAAGGGCGCGCGGCTGAAGGCGCGGCTGGAACAGTTCATCGGCAATTATCCCGACCTGTTCGAACTGGTCCGGGGCGAAGGCCTGATGCTCGGCATCAAGATGAAGGTCGAAAGCCGCCCGTTCTTCCAGCACCTGCGCGACAAGCACCAGCTGCTGACCGTGGCGGCAGGCGACAACACGCTGCGCGTGCTTCCGCCGCTGGTGGTGGGCGATGCGGAGATCGACGAGTTCTTCGACAAGCTGTCTGCCGGTGCGGCCGACTACGAAGTGCCGGACGCCAGCTGA
- a CDS encoding cold-shock protein: MGYDKGRRRGRDKRDNIGEDGFEPFPGGDFGGGFQDRGGFDDRGGGGYQDRGGFQDRGGFQDRGGPGGGGRGGFGGGGGGPRGGAGGGGGFNRMPAQVVGTGKGQVKFFNGQKGFGFIQQEGGGDDVFVHISAVERAGLEGLAEGQELEFNLVDRGGKISAQDLQVVGDVIPVTGGAVAAPRDGGPGAAGGAPRRELTGEKATGTVKFFNSMKGFGFLVRDDGQPDAFVHISAVERSGLSQINEGERYEFDLEVDRRGKYSAVNLVPVQE, translated from the coding sequence ATGGGTTACGATAAAGGGCGTCGTCGCGGGCGCGACAAGCGGGACAACATCGGAGAAGACGGTTTCGAGCCGTTTCCCGGCGGTGATTTCGGCGGCGGGTTCCAGGATCGCGGCGGATTCGACGATCGCGGTGGCGGTGGCTACCAGGATCGCGGCGGTTTTCAGGACCGTGGCGGGTTCCAGGATCGCGGCGGACCGGGCGGCGGTGGCCGTGGCGGCTTCGGCGGCGGCGGCGGTGGTCCGCGCGGCGGCGCTGGCGGTGGCGGCGGTTTCAACCGCATGCCCGCACAGGTCGTCGGCACCGGCAAGGGCCAGGTGAAATTCTTCAACGGCCAGAAGGGCTTCGGCTTCATCCAGCAGGAAGGCGGCGGAGACGACGTGTTCGTGCACATTAGTGCCGTCGAACGCGCCGGTCTTGAAGGCCTTGCCGAAGGGCAGGAGCTCGAATTCAACCTGGTCGATCGTGGCGGCAAGATTTCCGCGCAGGATCTGCAGGTCGTGGGCGACGTCATCCCCGTCACCGGTGGTGCCGTAGCCGCTCCCCGCGATGGCGGCCCCGGCGCGGCCGGCGGTGCTCCGCGGCGCGAGCTGACGGGCGAGAAGGCGACCGGCACGGTCAAGTTCTTCAATTCGATGAAGGGCTTCGGCTTCCTGGTGCGCGACGACGGCCAGCCCGATGCCTTCGTGCACATCAGCGCGGTCGAGCGCTCGGGCCTGTCGCAGATCAACGAGGGCGAACGCTACGAATTCGATCTCGAAGTCGACCGACGAGGCAAGTATTCGGCGGTCAACCTCGTTCCCGTACAGGAATAA
- a CDS encoding sterol desaturase family protein yields the protein MPDFSPVDYAIPGFVLLVLAEMLWARFKAPHSYEPKDTLVSLAFGLGSTVAGLLLGGLALAVFLAAYEVRFFTIGWEWWAWPLCFVLDDLKYYWVHRFGHRSRWFWASHVNHHSSQHYNLSTALRQTWTGAFTLGFLFALPLVLLGFHPAMIAICGGFNLIYQFWIHTEAIDRMPRWFEAVMNTPSHHRVHHATNPRYLDRNYAGVFIVWDKMFGTFEAERSHEEEPIRYGIVKQLGSFNLLWAVFHEWIGMLGDIWRAPWKHKLSYLLREPGWSHDGSRETSDMIRARWQEQQQRADAAPVETTQDKPQKPIAGPRRAA from the coding sequence ATGCCTGACTTTTCGCCCGTCGATTACGCCATTCCCGGCTTCGTCCTGCTCGTTCTGGCAGAGATGCTGTGGGCGCGGTTCAAGGCGCCGCATTCCTACGAGCCGAAGGATACGCTGGTCAGCCTCGCCTTCGGCCTTGGCAGTACGGTCGCGGGATTGCTGCTGGGCGGACTGGCGCTGGCGGTTTTCCTCGCCGCCTACGAGGTGCGCTTCTTCACCATCGGCTGGGAATGGTGGGCGTGGCCTTTGTGCTTCGTGCTCGACGACCTCAAATATTACTGGGTCCATCGCTTCGGCCACCGCAGCCGGTGGTTCTGGGCGAGCCACGTGAACCATCATTCCAGCCAGCACTACAACCTCTCCACCGCGCTGCGGCAGACCTGGACCGGCGCGTTCACGCTCGGCTTTCTCTTCGCGCTGCCGCTGGTGCTGCTGGGCTTCCACCCGGCGATGATCGCGATCTGCGGCGGGTTCAACCTGATCTACCAGTTCTGGATTCACACCGAAGCGATCGACCGCATGCCGCGCTGGTTCGAGGCGGTGATGAACACGCCCAGCCACCACCGCGTCCACCACGCGACCAACCCGCGCTATCTCGACCGCAATTACGCGGGCGTATTCATCGTGTGGGACAAGATGTTCGGCACCTTCGAGGCCGAGCGCAGCCACGAGGAAGAGCCGATCCGCTACGGCATCGTCAAGCAGCTGGGCAGCTTCAACCTGCTATGGGCGGTGTTCCACGAATGGATCGGAATGCTCGGCGACATCTGGCGCGCGCCCTGGAAGCACAAGCTTTCCTACCTCCTGCGCGAGCCGGGCTGGAGCCACGATGGCAGCCGCGAGACATCGGACATGATCCGTGCGCGCTGGCAGGAGCAGCAACAGCGTGCAGACGCCGCGCCGGTCGAGACGACTCAGGACAAGCCGCAAAAGCCGATTGCGGGGCCACGCCGCGCAGCCTAA
- a CDS encoding GMC family oxidoreductase N-terminal domain-containing protein, which translates to MNQYDYIVIGGGSAGSAVTGRLAVDGHRSVCLIEAGGRNNDFRVKTPGMMPFLSGSQNYRYETVPQKGLGGRTGFQPRGRGLGGSSAINAMIYIRGNAWDYDNWAAMGCDGWAYDDVLPWFRKAEANERGEDEYHGAGGPLFVSDQRWTNETSRAFVASAASLQYPERDDFNGEKQAGFGIYQVTQRKGERWSASRAYVEPIRNQPNLDIRTKTLVEKLVIENGRVTGVMVRKGKHREYLNARRGVILSAGAFNSPQILMLSGIGPGRHLNAMGIEVALDRPAVGSNLQDHIDYVSSWESESRVPIGNSREGTLRMLGAIVEHRRKRTGVMTTPYAEAGGFWTVMPDAPAPDVQWHFVPAMLEDHGREKVNGHGVSLHACVLRPESRGTVRLTSPDAADAPAIDPNFLDDDRDMAVLREGVRLSHRIAETAPLADYGLTDRHPVDLTDDAALDAMIRSRADTVYHPVGTCRMGSDEEAVVDPTLKARGIEGLWIADASIMPRLVSGNTNAPSIMIGERCADFVIQAEKAG; encoded by the coding sequence ATGAACCAATACGACTATATCGTCATCGGCGGCGGCAGTGCGGGGAGCGCGGTCACCGGGCGGCTGGCGGTGGACGGCCATCGCAGCGTGTGCCTGATCGAGGCGGGCGGACGGAACAACGACTTCCGCGTAAAGACGCCCGGCATGATGCCCTTCCTCAGCGGCAGCCAGAACTACCGTTACGAAACCGTCCCGCAGAAGGGGCTCGGCGGGCGCACCGGGTTTCAACCGCGCGGGCGCGGGCTGGGCGGCTCCAGCGCGATCAACGCGATGATCTATATCCGCGGCAATGCGTGGGATTACGACAACTGGGCCGCGATGGGCTGCGATGGCTGGGCCTACGACGACGTGCTGCCGTGGTTCAGAAAGGCCGAGGCGAACGAGCGCGGAGAGGATGAATATCACGGCGCAGGCGGCCCGCTGTTCGTATCGGACCAGCGCTGGACCAACGAGACCAGCCGCGCCTTCGTGGCAAGCGCCGCCTCGCTCCAGTATCCCGAACGAGACGATTTCAACGGCGAGAAACAGGCAGGCTTCGGCATCTATCAGGTGACGCAGCGCAAGGGCGAACGCTGGTCCGCCAGCCGCGCCTATGTCGAGCCAATCCGCAACCAACCGAACCTCGATATCCGTACCAAGACTCTGGTCGAAAAGCTGGTGATCGAGAATGGCCGGGTGACCGGCGTCATGGTTCGCAAGGGCAAGCATCGCGAATATCTCAACGCGAGGCGGGGGGTGATCCTGTCGGCGGGTGCGTTCAACTCACCGCAGATCCTGATGCTGTCGGGCATCGGCCCGGGGCGGCACCTCAACGCAATGGGGATCGAGGTCGCGCTCGATCGCCCGGCAGTGGGAAGCAACCTGCAGGACCATATCGACTACGTATCGAGCTGGGAGAGCGAGAGCCGCGTGCCGATCGGCAACAGCCGCGAAGGCACGCTGCGCATGCTGGGCGCGATTGTCGAGCACCGGCGCAAGCGCACCGGGGTGATGACCACCCCCTATGCCGAGGCGGGCGGATTCTGGACCGTGATGCCCGATGCCCCAGCGCCCGACGTGCAGTGGCACTTCGTCCCCGCAATGCTGGAGGATCACGGGCGTGAGAAGGTGAACGGCCACGGCGTCTCGCTGCACGCCTGCGTGCTGCGCCCGGAAAGCCGCGGCACGGTGCGCCTCACCAGCCCCGACGCGGCAGACGCGCCCGCGATCGATCCCAACTTCCTCGACGATGATCGCGATATGGCGGTGCTGCGCGAAGGCGTGCGCCTGTCGCACCGGATTGCCGAGACCGCGCCGCTGGCCGATTACGGGCTGACTGATCGCCATCCGGTCGACCTTACCGACGATGCCGCGCTCGACGCGATGATTCGCAGCCGCGCGGACACGGTCTACCACCCGGTCGGCACCTGCCGGATGGGCTCGGACGAGGAAGCGGTGGTCGACCCGACGCTCAAGGCGCGCGGGATCGAAGGGCTGTGGATCGCCGATGCCTCGATCATGCCCAGGCTGGTCTCGGGCAACACCAACGCCCCCTCGATCATGATCGGGGAGCGGTGTGCGGACTTCGTGATCCAGGCGGAGAAGGCAGGCTAG
- a CDS encoding pyridoxamine 5'-phosphate oxidase family protein, producing the protein MADFFDTLSAKHIAMIAKQPVFFVTTAAEDARINLSPKGYDAFRVLAPDRVAYLDLGGSGNETHAHLAADGRITLMFCNFEQPALILRIYGRGRPVLPQDAEWARLAGHFTLLPGTRQIFVIDVESVQTSCGWGVPFMAYEAERPTLKKAHAQADPEQWEAKMAGRTSSIDGLPTRATDRYIAGTPLD; encoded by the coding sequence ATGGCCGACTTCTTCGACACGCTGAGCGCCAAGCATATCGCGATGATCGCGAAGCAGCCGGTGTTCTTCGTCACCACTGCGGCAGAAGACGCGCGGATCAACCTCAGCCCGAAGGGCTACGACGCATTCCGAGTGCTCGCGCCGGACCGGGTCGCCTATCTCGACCTAGGCGGCTCGGGCAACGAGACGCATGCGCACCTTGCGGCTGACGGCCGCATCACGCTGATGTTCTGCAATTTCGAGCAGCCCGCGCTGATCCTGCGGATCTACGGCCGGGGCCGTCCCGTGCTGCCGCAGGATGCCGAGTGGGCCCGGCTGGCCGGGCACTTCACGCTGCTGCCCGGCACGCGCCAGATCTTCGTAATCGACGTCGAAAGCGTGCAGACCTCGTGCGGCTGGGGCGTGCCCTTCATGGCCTACGAGGCGGAGCGGCCGACGCTCAAGAAAGCCCACGCACAGGCCGATCCGGAGCAATGGGAGGCCAAGATGGCAGGGCGCACGTCGAGCATTGATGGCCTGCCCACCCGCGCCACCGATCGCTATATTGCAGGCACGCCGCTCGACTGA
- a CDS encoding peptide chain release factor 3: MTSERRTFAIISHPDAGKTTLTEKLLLRGGAIHLAGEIKARGAARRARSDWMSIEQQRGISVTSSVMTFERNGITFNLLDTPGHEDFSEDTYRTLTAVDSAIMVLDAAAGIEAQTLKLFEVCRLRSVPIITFINKIDREGREPFELLDEIAEKLALDTAPMSWPVGMGGLFEGVYDFEENELYLPEGDSKEFQGKTVKVDGPEDEKLGEYLSADGVARVAEEGLLAREGYPEFDFEAYRNGDLTPVYFGSALKEFGVTAIIDAIAKYAPAPRPQPTDEGEIAPDRDEVTGFIFKVQANMDPNHRDRIAFMRQVSGTFKRGMKLTPSGLGKPIAVHSPILFFAQDREIADNAYPGDIIGIPNHGTLRVGDTLSEKNEVRFTGLPNFAPEILRRVQLKDPTKTKQLRKALDDLSEEGVIQVFYPELGANHIVGVVGQLQLEVLISRLAAEYKVEAALEPAPFATARWVKGEDKALDEFEKFNRANLAKDRDGDMVFLAKSPWDVNYQAEKNPDLKFSATKER, translated from the coding sequence ATGACCTCCGAACGCCGTACCTTCGCGATCATTTCGCACCCCGACGCGGGTAAGACCACGCTGACCGAGAAGCTGCTGCTTCGCGGCGGGGCGATCCATCTTGCGGGCGAGATCAAGGCGCGCGGGGCCGCGCGGCGGGCGCGCTCCGACTGGATGAGTATCGAGCAGCAGCGCGGCATCTCGGTCACGTCCTCGGTGATGACCTTCGAGCGGAACGGGATCACCTTCAACCTGCTCGACACGCCGGGGCACGAGGATTTCTCCGAGGATACCTACCGCACGCTGACCGCGGTCGATTCGGCGATCATGGTGCTCGATGCCGCCGCCGGTATCGAGGCGCAAACATTGAAGCTGTTCGAGGTCTGCCGCCTGCGCTCGGTCCCGATCATCACCTTCATCAACAAGATCGACCGCGAGGGGCGCGAGCCGTTCGAACTGCTCGACGAGATTGCCGAAAAGCTCGCGCTCGACACCGCGCCGATGAGCTGGCCGGTCGGCATGGGCGGGCTGTTCGAAGGCGTCTACGACTTCGAGGAGAACGAGCTGTATCTGCCCGAGGGCGACAGCAAGGAATTCCAGGGCAAGACCGTCAAGGTCGACGGGCCCGAGGACGAGAAGCTGGGCGAATATCTCAGCGCAGACGGCGTCGCGCGGGTGGCCGAGGAGGGGCTTCTGGCGCGTGAGGGTTACCCCGAATTCGATTTCGAGGCCTATCGCAATGGCGACCTGACGCCGGTCTATTTCGGCTCCGCGCTCAAGGAATTCGGCGTCACAGCGATCATCGATGCGATTGCGAAATACGCGCCCGCCCCGCGCCCGCAGCCGACCGACGAGGGCGAGATCGCGCCGGACCGCGATGAGGTAACCGGCTTCATCTTCAAGGTGCAGGCCAATATGGACCCCAACCACCGCGACCGGATCGCGTTCATGCGGCAGGTTTCGGGCACCTTCAAACGCGGCATGAAGCTGACGCCCAGCGGCCTCGGCAAGCCGATCGCGGTGCATTCGCCGATCCTGTTCTTCGCACAGGACCGCGAGATCGCGGACAATGCCTACCCCGGCGACATCATCGGTATCCCCAACCACGGCACGCTGCGCGTGGGCGATACGCTGAGCGAGAAGAACGAGGTGCGCTTCACCGGCCTGCCCAACTTCGCGCCGGAAATCCTGCGCCGCGTGCAGCTGAAGGACCCGACCAAGACCAAGCAATTGCGCAAGGCGCTCGACGACCTCTCCGAAGAGGGCGTGATCCAGGTGTTCTACCCGGAGCTGGGCGCGAACCACATCGTCGGTGTGGTCGGCCAGCTGCAGCTCGAAGTGCTGATCTCGCGCCTCGCCGCCGAGTACAAGGTCGAGGCCGCGCTGGAGCCCGCACCCTTCGCGACCGCGCGCTGGGTGAAGGGCGAAGACAAGGCGCTCGACGAGTTCGAGAAGTTCAACCGCGCGAACCTGGCCAAGGATCGCGACGGGGACATGGTCTTCCTCGCCAAGAGCCCGTGGGATGTGAACTACCAGGCGGAGAAGAACCCCGACCTGAAGTTCTCCGCGACCAAGGAGCGGTAA
- a CDS encoding SDR family NAD(P)-dependent oxidoreductase, which yields MKTAMITGATAGIGQATTRLLVENGWRVIGTGRRQERLEALAEELGADRFLGLAFDITDDAARDAAIDGLPEDWRGIDLLVNNAGLAKGLNPAQDADLDDWQTMIDTNVTAMVRLTRKMLPGLIERKGALVNIGSVAGSYVYPGGNVYAGSKAFVNHFTLAIRADLHGTGVRVTSIEPGMVETEFTTVRTGSQDKSDEFYSGAHPMTGEDIAEAIRWVAELPAHLNVNRLEIMPVTQDFAGFRVARD from the coding sequence ATGAAGACAGCCATGATTACCGGAGCGACCGCGGGGATCGGCCAGGCCACCACGCGGCTGCTGGTCGAAAACGGCTGGCGCGTGATCGGCACCGGGCGACGGCAGGAGCGGCTCGAGGCTTTGGCTGAAGAGCTGGGCGCAGATCGCTTCCTCGGCCTCGCCTTCGACATCACCGATGATGCCGCGCGCGATGCGGCGATCGACGGGCTGCCGGAGGACTGGCGCGGGATCGACCTGCTGGTTAACAATGCAGGCCTCGCCAAGGGCCTCAATCCTGCGCAGGACGCCGATCTCGACGACTGGCAGACCATGATCGACACCAACGTGACCGCGATGGTCCGGCTGACGCGCAAGATGCTACCCGGCCTGATCGAGCGCAAGGGCGCGCTGGTCAATATCGGCTCGGTCGCGGGCAGCTACGTCTACCCCGGCGGCAATGTCTATGCGGGCTCCAAGGCCTTCGTGAACCACTTCACACTGGCGATCCGCGCCGATCTGCACGGCACCGGCGTGCGTGTGACCAGCATCGAGCCGGGCATGGTCGAAACCGAATTCACCACCGTGCGCACCGGCAGCCAGGACAAGTCCGACGAGTTCTATTCCGGCGCGCACCCGATGACGGGCGAGGATATTGCCGAAGCGATCCGCTGGGTCGCCGAACTGCCCGCGCATCTCAACGTCAACCGGCTGGAAATCATGCCGGTGACGCAGGACTTCGCGGGCTTCCGCGTGGCGCGGGATTGA